In Streptomyces sp. SN-593, a single genomic region encodes these proteins:
- a CDS encoding DUF6907 domain-containing protein: MKPTVPSPAALPATESYGTPCSVRQWAITTATGEQITGYLPPWAAEDPSEQDVPPQKLAARLADVCHYKEFPGQVLRAYSPGNVTDEPEELEVMSSSITCTPYAPAPELALPVATVRVAGEYWMTDLDPTGVANLVAGLRAVADRLDHVVIPQLNTIRAEWTAHHASGAGAGA; encoded by the coding sequence ATGAAGCCCACGGTCCCCTCGCCCGCCGCTTTACCTGCCACCGAGTCGTACGGCACGCCCTGCTCGGTGCGACAGTGGGCGATCACCACGGCCACCGGAGAGCAGATCACCGGCTACCTGCCACCCTGGGCCGCCGAGGACCCCAGCGAACAGGACGTACCGCCGCAGAAGTTGGCCGCGCGGCTTGCCGACGTCTGCCACTACAAGGAGTTCCCGGGGCAGGTCCTGCGCGCGTACTCGCCGGGCAACGTGACGGACGAGCCGGAGGAGTTGGAGGTCATGTCCTCCAGCATCACCTGCACGCCCTACGCCCCGGCTCCCGAACTGGCCCTCCCGGTCGCCACGGTGCGTGTCGCCGGCGAGTACTGGATGACCGACCTCGACCCGACGGGAGTGGCGAACCTGGTCGCGGGCCTGCGCGCGGTGGCCGACCGCCTCGACCACGTCGTCATCCCCCAGCTCAACACGATCCGCGCCGAATGGACCGCCCACCACGCTTCCGGCGCGGGAGCGGGCGCGTGA
- a CDS encoding STM4013/SEN3800 family hydrolase, translating to MVINANDVIGTHHILFITFDSLRHDVARAALHAGQTPHLAALLPGGKWEERRTQGSFTLPAHMAFFAGFLPVPSGPDRPHRLFACQTPRGTTIGARTHVFDAPDIVTGLAAAGYRTVCIGGVGFFSQQTPLGSVLPALFQESHWNPDTGPDSPDSTRHQTDLALKALHSRDPAQPLFLFLNISATHTPTHGYLPGATADSWESQCAALAYADTHLGRLFHALPDAGSWLVVLCADHGDAFGEDGHHGHGITHPTVWNVPYAELLLPGRAGDTV from the coding sequence ATGGTGATCAACGCCAACGACGTCATCGGCACCCACCACATCCTGTTCATCACCTTCGACTCCCTGCGCCACGACGTCGCCCGCGCCGCCCTCCATGCCGGCCAAACCCCGCACCTCGCAGCCCTGTTACCCGGAGGAAAATGGGAAGAGCGCCGCACCCAGGGGTCATTCACGCTGCCCGCGCACATGGCCTTCTTCGCCGGCTTCCTGCCCGTGCCCTCCGGCCCCGACCGGCCCCACCGGCTCTTCGCCTGCCAGACCCCACGCGGCACCACCATCGGCGCACGCACCCACGTCTTCGACGCCCCCGACATCGTCACCGGCCTGGCCGCCGCGGGCTACCGCACCGTCTGCATCGGCGGCGTCGGCTTCTTCTCCCAGCAGACCCCACTCGGCAGCGTCCTGCCCGCCCTCTTCCAGGAAAGCCACTGGAACCCGGACACCGGCCCCGACAGCCCCGACTCCACCCGCCACCAGACCGACCTCGCCCTCAAAGCCCTGCACAGCCGCGACCCGGCCCAGCCACTCTTCCTCTTCCTCAACATCTCCGCCACCCACACCCCCACCCACGGCTACCTCCCCGGCGCCACCGCCGACTCCTGGGAGAGCCAGTGCGCCGCCCTCGCCTACGCCGACACCCACCTCGGCCGCCTCTTCCACGCGCTCCCCGACGCCGGATCCTGGCTCGTCGTCCTGTGCGCCGACCACGGCGACGCCTTCGGCGAGGACGGCCACCACGGCCACGGCATCACCCACCCCACCGTCTGGAACGTCCCCTACGCCGAACTGCTCCTGCCCGGCCGAGCCGGAGACACCGTGTAA
- a CDS encoding AfsR/SARP family transcriptional regulator — protein sequence MFGVLGATRVVGAEGADVALGGPRRRAVLVLLALDAGRVVPAERLIGGLYGADVPAGAANAVQSQISRLRQVLPVAVEGHPSGYRLAAEPDQVDAHRFERLALRGREALAGGRPDAAAELLREALGLWRGPALADVGDAPFAGAQAARWEELRLGAVEDRVEAALALGRHRDVVAELGELVAANPLRERLRGQLMRALYGSGRQAEALAAYDVARRELADSLGTDPGPELAAVHLAVLRADPSLIPDGPRKALPNAGVGTVLGGSTGEAASRPFPASVDVPRETATDASVPRGTSPYPPDGHHDPAGPRGHRELPAPLTSFIGRETDIARIGEQLARGRLVTLIGPGGAGKTRLAVEAARQHPGDVNLVELAGLDDGAALARAVLGGLGLREGGLLPTAGPGAAPTTPGATPGATPTSAPGVAGGVPPDPLARITAALADRPLLLVLDNCEHVVAEAAHLTERLLAGLPLLRILATSREALGINGETLCPVPTLPLPRPGADREQALASPAVRLFVERAAAVRPDFDPTADPATADAVLRLCAALDGLPLAIELAAARLRSLSAVDIADRLGALPAHDDEAPYSIGVRPDALFRLLSRGSRTAQPRQRTLRGVVEWSWELLPADERAVLRRASVFAGGWTLAAAEAVCADHADPERIAADRVGGAGSAAREAAGAPSGAGDRVDPDDRIDPADRIDPDDVLDLVTALVEKSLVVAQPPDPAGRVRYRMLESIRAYGAERLAEAGETSRAQRAHTAHFLRFALDADPHLRRAEQVEWLRRYAEDNDNFRAALHRTLAAGDITTAMRLVAALSSYWLLRGVRYEGVAAARQVLAALGPHPPEGLEEEFALCVMAVLGALSDADAYAEHVAAATVVVDRMKRVSRRFPVLTLLWAPFAGVPDASLDALAVLEEFLSERDDPWYRALGHLGAGFQAWMAHADADRARRECTRALEYFRLQGDRWGMITCLNVLADLADYADRLPEAVALLGRALELAEELDSALDMAELLCNRATYSLRAEEYEAATAYCERAVLLSRRAGSPETLAMAHLGLGEAARLAGDLDTARARCEQALRECPRGWFSSDGVRSSAQLALGWIEMAEGDADAARERLRAAAANGGTGREFPMTGALLAVAAAGLAVLVGDPHRAALLLGAAHTLRGGPPTGPDARATTAAARTALGDGPYERAYASASGLDRAAALARATGYLTGG from the coding sequence ATGTTCGGGGTTCTGGGGGCGACGCGGGTCGTCGGTGCCGAGGGCGCCGACGTCGCGTTGGGCGGACCGCGGCGGCGGGCGGTGCTCGTCCTGCTCGCGCTGGACGCCGGGCGGGTGGTCCCGGCGGAGCGGCTGATCGGCGGTCTGTACGGCGCCGACGTGCCGGCCGGTGCGGCCAACGCCGTGCAGTCGCAGATCTCGCGGCTGCGGCAGGTGCTGCCGGTGGCGGTGGAGGGGCACCCGTCGGGATATCGGCTGGCGGCGGAGCCGGACCAGGTGGACGCGCACCGGTTCGAGCGGCTGGCGCTGCGCGGGCGGGAGGCGCTGGCGGGCGGACGGCCGGACGCGGCCGCCGAGTTGCTGCGGGAGGCACTGGGGCTGTGGCGGGGGCCGGCACTGGCGGACGTGGGGGACGCGCCGTTCGCGGGGGCCCAGGCGGCGCGGTGGGAGGAACTGCGGCTGGGGGCGGTGGAGGACCGGGTCGAGGCAGCGCTGGCGCTCGGCCGGCACCGCGATGTCGTCGCGGAGCTGGGGGAGTTGGTCGCCGCGAATCCCCTGCGGGAACGCCTGCGCGGGCAGTTGATGCGGGCGCTGTACGGCAGCGGGCGGCAGGCGGAGGCGCTGGCCGCGTACGACGTGGCGCGGCGGGAGTTGGCCGACTCGCTGGGGACCGATCCTGGGCCGGAGCTGGCCGCGGTCCACCTCGCCGTGCTGCGGGCGGACCCGTCGCTGATCCCGGACGGTCCGCGGAAGGCGCTGCCGAACGCAGGGGTCGGCACCGTGCTCGGAGGCTCGACGGGTGAAGCGGCGTCCCGCCCGTTTCCGGCAAGCGTGGATGTTCCACGTGAAACAGCCACGGACGCCTCTGTTCCACGTGGAACATCGCCGTATCCGCCTGACGGGCACCACGATCCCGCTGGCCCTCGCGGCCACCGCGAACTTCCCGCCCCGCTCACCAGCTTCATCGGCCGCGAGACGGACATCGCCCGGATCGGGGAGCAGTTGGCGCGGGGGCGGCTGGTCACGCTGATCGGCCCCGGTGGAGCGGGCAAGACCCGGCTCGCGGTGGAGGCGGCCCGCCAGCACCCGGGCGACGTGAATCTGGTGGAGTTGGCGGGTCTCGACGACGGCGCCGCCCTGGCGCGGGCCGTGCTCGGCGGGCTCGGACTGCGCGAGGGCGGGCTGCTGCCGACCGCCGGGCCGGGTGCCGCCCCCACCACTCCCGGAGCCACTCCCGGTGCCACTCCCACCTCCGCCCCCGGCGTCGCCGGCGGCGTGCCGCCCGATCCGCTGGCCCGGATCACCGCCGCGCTCGCCGACCGCCCGCTGCTGCTCGTCCTCGACAACTGCGAGCACGTGGTCGCCGAGGCCGCCCACCTCACCGAGCGCCTGCTCGCCGGACTGCCGCTGTTGCGCATCCTCGCCACCAGCCGCGAAGCGCTCGGCATCAACGGCGAGACGCTCTGCCCGGTGCCGACCCTTCCGCTGCCTCGGCCCGGCGCGGACCGGGAGCAGGCGCTCGCCTCCCCCGCCGTGCGGCTCTTCGTCGAACGTGCCGCGGCCGTCCGGCCCGACTTCGACCCGACCGCCGACCCGGCGACCGCCGACGCCGTACTGCGGCTGTGCGCCGCTCTCGACGGCCTGCCCCTGGCCATCGAACTCGCCGCGGCCCGGCTGCGCTCGCTGTCGGCCGTGGACATCGCCGACCGGCTCGGCGCGCTGCCCGCCCATGACGACGAGGCGCCGTACAGCATCGGCGTACGGCCGGACGCGCTCTTCCGGCTGCTCTCCCGCGGCAGCCGCACCGCCCAGCCGCGCCAGCGCACCCTGCGCGGCGTCGTGGAGTGGAGCTGGGAACTGCTCCCCGCGGACGAGCGGGCGGTGCTGCGCCGCGCCTCGGTCTTCGCCGGAGGGTGGACGCTGGCCGCCGCGGAGGCGGTCTGCGCGGACCACGCCGACCCGGAACGGATCGCCGCGGACCGGGTCGGCGGCGCCGGCTCCGCCGCACGGGAGGCGGCCGGCGCACCCTCCGGCGCCGGCGACCGGGTCGATCCGGACGACCGTATCGACCCCGCCGACCGGATCGACCCGGACGACGTCCTGGACCTGGTCACCGCTCTCGTGGAGAAGTCCCTCGTGGTCGCCCAGCCGCCGGACCCCGCCGGCAGGGTCCGCTACCGCATGCTGGAGTCGATCCGGGCCTACGGCGCCGAGCGGCTGGCCGAGGCGGGCGAGACCTCGCGCGCCCAACGCGCCCACACCGCCCACTTCCTGCGCTTCGCGCTCGACGCCGACCCGCACCTGCGCCGCGCCGAGCAGGTGGAGTGGCTGCGGCGGTACGCCGAGGACAACGACAACTTCCGGGCCGCCCTGCACCGCACCCTCGCCGCCGGCGACATCACCACCGCGATGCGGCTGGTCGCGGCCCTGTCGTCGTACTGGCTGCTGCGCGGCGTGCGGTACGAGGGGGTCGCGGCCGCCCGGCAGGTGCTCGCGGCGCTCGGACCGCACCCGCCGGAGGGCCTGGAGGAGGAGTTCGCCCTGTGCGTGATGGCCGTGCTCGGCGCGCTCTCCGACGCGGACGCGTACGCCGAGCACGTGGCGGCGGCCACGGTCGTCGTGGACCGGATGAAGCGCGTGTCCAGGCGCTTCCCCGTCCTCACCCTGCTGTGGGCGCCGTTCGCGGGTGTGCCGGACGCGAGTCTGGACGCCCTCGCGGTGCTGGAGGAGTTCCTCTCCGAGCGGGACGACCCCTGGTACCGCGCGCTCGGCCACCTCGGCGCCGGCTTCCAGGCGTGGATGGCGCACGCCGACGCGGATCGCGCGCGGCGCGAGTGCACCCGGGCCCTGGAGTACTTCCGGCTCCAGGGCGACCGCTGGGGCATGATCACCTGCCTCAACGTGCTCGCGGACCTCGCCGACTACGCGGACCGGCTGCCCGAGGCCGTCGCACTGCTCGGCCGCGCGCTGGAACTGGCCGAGGAGCTCGACTCCGCCCTCGACATGGCCGAACTGCTCTGCAACCGCGCCACCTACAGCCTGCGGGCGGAGGAGTACGAGGCGGCGACCGCGTACTGCGAGCGGGCCGTCCTGCTGTCCCGCCGGGCCGGCTCGCCGGAGACGCTGGCGATGGCCCACCTCGGGCTCGGCGAGGCCGCCAGGCTGGCCGGCGACCTCGACACCGCGCGGGCACGGTGCGAGCAGGCGCTGCGGGAGTGCCCGCGCGGCTGGTTCTCCAGTGACGGCGTGCGCTCGTCGGCGCAGCTCGCGCTCGGTTGGATCGAGATGGCCGAGGGCGACGCGGACGCCGCGCGGGAACGCCTCCGGGCGGCGGCCGCGAACGGCGGCACCGGCAGGGAGTTCCCGATGACCGGCGCGCTCCTCGCCGTGGCCGCCGCCGGGCTCGCCGTACTGGTCGGCGATCCGCACCGGGCCGCGCTGCTGCTGGGCGCCGCGCACACCCTGCGCGGAGGGCCGCCCACCGGGCCCGACGCCCGCGCCACGACGGCCGCGGCGCGGACGGCACTGGGTGACGGGCCGTACGAGCGGGCGTACGCGAGCGCGTCCGGTCTCGACCGGGCCGCCGCGCTCGCCCGGGCGACGGGATACCTCACCGGCGGGTGA
- a CDS encoding ATP-binding protein, whose product MTLNPSSAYWSQLDLTCEPSAVRYARAHAREILERWGAVPEVVADVLTIVSELTGNAVRHAGGFCRPPEPRTDGRRVRECSLALRASRDNLHITVHDESNQPPTLRMLSGDAENGRGLHLVAALSHGAWGYYLVPHGKGKVVWAQLRLLLPTGPPVRPDELWEPHTRRRIARARGARAGSESTTVSVARTIPSTARPHHHEGNGDPATKRNLAPSGPTSSSELSSSARACRAMTVVTDNGSAATADPHG is encoded by the coding sequence GTGACCTTGAACCCCAGCAGCGCTTACTGGAGCCAGCTGGATCTCACCTGCGAGCCGTCCGCCGTCCGGTACGCCAGGGCTCACGCGCGGGAAATCCTTGAGAGATGGGGCGCAGTCCCCGAGGTCGTGGCGGACGTGCTGACGATCGTGTCTGAGCTGACCGGCAACGCTGTGCGGCACGCGGGCGGCTTCTGCCGCCCGCCGGAGCCGCGGACTGATGGGCGACGCGTCCGCGAGTGTTCGCTCGCGCTGCGCGCCAGCCGGGACAACCTCCACATCACCGTGCACGATGAGAGCAACCAACCGCCCACCCTTCGGATGTTGTCCGGCGACGCTGAAAACGGCCGGGGACTGCATCTCGTCGCTGCGCTCAGCCACGGTGCTTGGGGTTACTACCTGGTGCCGCACGGGAAGGGCAAGGTCGTCTGGGCCCAGCTCCGGCTGCTGTTACCGACAGGCCCGCCGGTGCGCCCTGACGAGTTGTGGGAGCCCCACACTCGACGTCGCATCGCTCGCGCTCGGGGTGCTCGCGCGGGCAGCGAAAGCACGACTGTTTCTGTCGCTCGGACCATTCCGTCAACGGCACGTCCTCATCATCACGAAGGCAACGGAGATCCAGCTACGAAGAGGAACCTCGCACCTTCTGGTCCGACCTCCTCTTCTGAACTGTCGAGCAGTGCCCGCGCCTGCCGCGCGATGACCGTGGTGACCGACAACGGAAGCGCGGCAACGGCAGACCCACACGGGTAG
- a CDS encoding nucleotidyltransferase family protein — MPATPVPQALILAGGQATRMRPYTDDAPKAMVPVAGAPIVGYQLVWLAQHGITSVTISGGYKHEMISDYVGDGARFGLKDVRYAIEPEPLGRGGGLKFAARHLPEPDAPFYVLNGDVISSFSLTDFADYHEENHGAVTVALSPYRSNWGVADLVDGNRIRGFRQSPELPYWINAGIYVFTPDVVPMLPDQGDHEDSTFPELARDGRLVGYRLSGYWRGIDTVKDVIEASREIRTTGGLLPPELHTTSPEN; from the coding sequence ATGCCCGCAACACCCGTTCCGCAGGCGCTGATCCTGGCCGGCGGCCAGGCCACCCGCATGCGCCCCTACACCGACGACGCCCCCAAGGCGATGGTGCCCGTGGCCGGCGCACCCATCGTCGGCTACCAGCTCGTCTGGCTCGCCCAGCACGGCATCACCTCCGTGACGATCAGCGGCGGCTACAAGCACGAGATGATCAGCGACTACGTCGGCGACGGCGCCCGCTTCGGTCTCAAGGACGTGCGCTACGCCATCGAACCCGAACCACTGGGACGCGGCGGCGGGTTGAAGTTCGCCGCCCGCCACCTGCCCGAGCCCGACGCACCGTTCTACGTCCTCAACGGCGACGTCATCAGCTCCTTCTCCCTCACCGACTTCGCCGACTACCACGAGGAGAACCACGGCGCGGTCACCGTCGCGCTGTCGCCCTACCGCTCCAACTGGGGCGTCGCCGACCTCGTCGACGGCAACCGCATCCGGGGATTTCGGCAGTCACCGGAACTGCCGTACTGGATCAACGCAGGCATCTACGTCTTCACCCCCGACGTCGTGCCGATGCTCCCCGACCAGGGTGACCACGAGGACAGCACCTTCCCCGAACTCGCTCGCGACGGACGCCTCGTCGGCTACCGCCTGTCCGGCTACTGGCGCGGCATCGACACCGTCAAGGACGTCATCGAAGCCAGCCGCGAAATCCGCACCACCGGCGGCCTCCTCCCGCCCGAACTCCACACCACCTCGCCCGAGAACTAA
- a CDS encoding relaxase/mobilization nuclease domain-containing protein has product MVPDVSTGSHTTGLLSYLFGPGRRDEHTDPHIVAAWDPAGAPDPGRDPDATIARLADRLDLHAQLRAKETGKTPAKHVWHCPVRTAPGDRYLTDSEWAEVARRIVAATGIAPEGDDLACRWIAVRHADDHIHIAAVSVRADGRRARTNRDGWRAQKECRLIEAEFGLRQLKSGDMTAPKTPTSAEQAKAERMGNTTTSREWLRDQAYAVLAAVRTEQEYFDVLGNLGIKVNLRIGTQTGEVTGYSLAAPDDTNTHGEPVYFGGSKLAPDLSIVRIRETLTHPVPRPATNHRPRTEDIWRHADTALRDTAVILNGQDDATAQAHLVAFSELLHNTALPAPPGSRTELKAAATAFNRARRSAIRADHQKATALRNAAKDLIYASSDAGGLAVAVLFALIRTATAAAHWYQRRGYEQQAAAAQQTVLHLRTSYQQAAAPVLNELTRSTPRPQTTQRFEATVRQAIPDHADRILADPAWPALATTLVHTETAGHHLPTLLQQIAAERELDTAHSPAEVLTWRLTTAPNRRTNAAKARTTTANSRTVSAPEPAIRGGVQAPTNDRTRRR; this is encoded by the coding sequence ATGGTCCCCGACGTCTCCACCGGCTCCCACACCACCGGACTGCTCTCCTACCTGTTCGGCCCCGGCCGGCGAGACGAGCACACCGACCCGCACATCGTCGCCGCGTGGGACCCCGCCGGCGCTCCCGATCCTGGCCGCGACCCCGACGCCACCATCGCGCGCCTGGCAGATCGCCTTGATCTGCACGCCCAACTGCGCGCGAAGGAGACCGGGAAGACGCCGGCCAAGCACGTGTGGCACTGCCCCGTCCGCACCGCGCCTGGCGACCGCTACCTCACCGACAGCGAATGGGCTGAGGTCGCCCGTCGTATCGTCGCCGCCACCGGCATCGCCCCCGAAGGCGACGACCTGGCCTGCCGGTGGATCGCCGTACGCCACGCGGACGACCACATCCACATCGCCGCGGTCTCCGTACGCGCCGACGGCCGCCGAGCCCGCACCAACCGGGACGGCTGGCGCGCCCAGAAGGAGTGCCGTTTGATTGAGGCGGAGTTCGGGCTGCGGCAGCTCAAGTCCGGCGACATGACCGCGCCCAAGACCCCCACCAGCGCCGAGCAGGCCAAGGCCGAACGCATGGGCAACACCACCACCAGTCGGGAGTGGCTGCGTGACCAGGCCTACGCCGTACTGGCCGCTGTGCGCACCGAGCAGGAATACTTCGACGTCCTCGGCAACCTAGGCATCAAGGTCAACCTGCGCATCGGAACCCAAACCGGCGAAGTCACCGGCTACAGCCTCGCCGCCCCCGACGACACCAACACCCACGGCGAACCGGTCTACTTCGGCGGCTCCAAGCTCGCCCCCGACCTGTCCATCGTCCGCATCCGCGAAACCCTCACTCACCCCGTCCCCCGACCGGCGACCAACCACCGGCCTCGCACCGAGGACATCTGGCGGCACGCAGACACCGCCCTGCGCGATACGGCCGTCATCCTCAACGGTCAGGACGACGCAACGGCGCAAGCTCACCTCGTCGCGTTCAGCGAGCTCCTCCACAACACCGCCCTGCCCGCGCCGCCGGGCAGCCGCACCGAACTGAAGGCCGCCGCGACCGCCTTCAACCGCGCTCGCCGCTCCGCGATCCGTGCCGACCACCAAAAGGCCACCGCCCTTCGCAACGCCGCCAAAGACCTCATCTACGCCTCATCCGACGCCGGCGGGCTCGCCGTCGCCGTCCTCTTCGCCCTCATCCGAACCGCCACGGCCGCCGCTCACTGGTACCAGCGACGCGGCTACGAACAACAAGCCGCCGCAGCCCAACAGACCGTCCTCCACCTCCGCACCAGCTACCAACAGGCCGCAGCCCCCGTCCTGAACGAGCTGACCCGAAGCACCCCACGCCCCCAGACGACACAGCGGTTCGAAGCCACTGTCCGCCAGGCCATCCCCGACCACGCTGACCGCATCCTGGCCGACCCCGCCTGGCCCGCCCTGGCCACCACCCTCGTCCACACCGAAACCGCCGGCCACCACCTCCCCACCCTCCTCCAGCAGATAGCCGCCGAACGCGAACTCGACACCGCCCACTCACCCGCCGAAGTCCTCACCTGGCGCCTCACCACCGCCCCCAATCGCCGCACAAACGCGGCCAAGGCCCGCACCACCACGGCCAACAGCCGGACCGTCTCGGCGCCGGAACCCGCCATCCGGGGAGGAGTCCAGGCACCTACGAACGACCGAACTCGCCGTCGCTGA
- a CDS encoding MobC family plasmid mobilization relaxosome protein, which produces MDQPQKKPGIFTRIGQTVTGRSDGASWSGRNSYRVSSALVSAPAGAEESRRQGAPDRVGEAERGLTQDNPPQPVATMCPSCGHPAPTAAQSEPLSGREPNDPPLPAPLYRKRTKETRDRVRSIRFTPTAERVIDAAAHERGQYFAGYVGDAAYAHALGRTADAGSPEDYPARPIVENVERLIAQLRRTGNNLNQITHAINSGTIPDHAERVLDRVEEAVEDAFILLDGFVGKGDAA; this is translated from the coding sequence ATGGACCAGCCCCAGAAGAAGCCCGGGATCTTCACGCGGATCGGTCAGACGGTCACCGGCCGTTCAGACGGAGCAAGCTGGAGCGGTCGAAACTCCTATCGGGTTTCGTCCGCGCTTGTCTCCGCCCCGGCGGGGGCGGAGGAGAGCCGTCGCCAGGGGGCGCCGGACCGTGTGGGTGAGGCCGAGCGCGGCCTCACCCAGGACAACCCACCGCAGCCGGTCGCCACCATGTGTCCGTCCTGCGGCCACCCTGCCCCCACAGCCGCGCAGAGCGAGCCTCTGTCCGGGCGGGAGCCGAATGACCCGCCGCTGCCCGCACCGCTCTACCGCAAGCGCACCAAGGAGACCCGCGACCGTGTACGCAGCATCCGCTTCACCCCGACCGCCGAACGCGTCATCGACGCCGCCGCGCATGAGCGCGGACAGTACTTCGCCGGGTACGTCGGTGACGCCGCGTACGCCCACGCCCTCGGCAGGACCGCAGATGCGGGAAGTCCGGAGGACTATCCGGCCCGCCCGATCGTCGAGAACGTCGAGCGGCTGATCGCGCAGCTACGCCGGACTGGCAACAACCTCAACCAGATCACCCACGCAATCAACTCCGGCACCATCCCCGATCACGCCGAACGCGTCCTGGACCGTGTCGAGGAAGCCGTCGAGGACGCCTTCATCCTGCTCGACGGGTTCGTCGGCAAAGGGGATGCGGCCTGA
- a CDS encoding DUF6907 domain-containing protein encodes MSPTTLLTKPTATRPPEPDPTARLPESTPPTNWTVTTVEGITLTGHQPDWSEDNPSNTGMTLDQAVDYLRGYAHYTMLPVDPVLPPATLDIDINGTRVRESTSAMFAAQIACHPYAPQPHERVPTASLTIVDAWDFEGLTPTDLARFATQIRTQADYFENTVLPDLVAAREDWAARHPAAPASSPSKTELP; translated from the coding sequence ATGAGCCCCACCACCCTGCTCACCAAACCCACCGCCACACGGCCTCCCGAGCCGGACCCCACCGCGCGTCTGCCAGAATCGACTCCGCCAACCAACTGGACAGTCACCACGGTTGAAGGCATCACCCTGACCGGCCACCAGCCCGACTGGTCCGAGGACAACCCCAGCAACACCGGCATGACGCTGGACCAGGCCGTGGACTACCTGCGCGGCTACGCCCACTACACGATGCTCCCCGTCGACCCGGTCCTCCCGCCCGCCACCCTCGACATCGACATCAACGGCACCCGCGTCCGCGAGTCGACCAGCGCGATGTTCGCCGCCCAGATCGCCTGCCACCCCTACGCCCCCCAGCCCCACGAACGGGTCCCCACCGCGAGCCTCACGATCGTCGACGCGTGGGACTTCGAGGGCCTCACCCCCACCGACCTCGCCCGCTTCGCCACCCAGATCCGCACCCAGGCCGACTACTTCGAGAACACAGTCCTTCCCGACCTCGTCGCCGCCCGGGAGGACTGGGCTGCCCGTCATCCCGCGGCCCCCGCGAGCAGCCCGAGCAAGACCGAGCTGCCGTGA
- a CDS encoding helix-turn-helix domain-containing protein, with the protein MSTDTTPAVDSVTTSADRLAAFRAAIASGQVSARALYAHHLAFLRAKAGLSLVELADRCHYEQSYLHRLETGGRLGNMLVAETLDRFYGTGDLLAGLWLLAKRESKRAAGGLAALEAAATSIRAYALTAVPALLQTPAYAEEHLATVHPQSPEVLSAQLNVLRERQARLTETTPHPVRYRAVLDELVLHRAARNNATWDGQLDHLIATAHEPAITLQLLPLHAGPHDLRGAVQLLSFRVGATLAYVHGTLTDQITDDPDDIEHLSRQYDELRDLALTPAQTIEHLHTLRTTTR; encoded by the coding sequence GTGAGCACCGACACCACGCCCGCCGTGGACTCCGTGACCACCAGCGCTGATCGGCTCGCTGCCTTCCGGGCCGCGATCGCCTCCGGCCAGGTGAGCGCCCGTGCCTTGTATGCCCACCATCTCGCGTTCCTGCGGGCGAAGGCCGGTCTGTCGTTGGTCGAGCTGGCCGACCGGTGCCACTACGAGCAGTCCTACCTCCACCGCCTGGAGACCGGCGGACGGCTCGGCAACATGCTCGTCGCCGAGACCCTGGACCGCTTCTACGGCACCGGGGACCTGCTCGCTGGCCTGTGGCTGCTGGCCAAACGCGAATCCAAACGCGCGGCTGGCGGACTCGCCGCCCTGGAAGCGGCCGCGACCAGCATCCGCGCATACGCGCTAACCGCCGTCCCCGCCCTCCTCCAGACCCCCGCCTACGCCGAAGAGCACCTCGCCACCGTCCACCCGCAGTCACCGGAAGTCCTCTCCGCGCAGCTCAACGTGCTCCGCGAACGGCAGGCCCGCCTCACCGAGACCACACCCCATCCGGTCCGCTACCGCGCCGTCCTCGACGAACTCGTCCTCCACCGCGCCGCCCGCAACAACGCGACCTGGGACGGCCAACTCGACCACCTCATCGCCACGGCACACGAGCCCGCGATCACCCTCCAACTCCTCCCGCTCCACGCCGGCCCCCACGACCTACGCGGCGCCGTGCAACTGCTGTCCTTCCGCGTCGGCGCCACCCTCGCGTACGTGCACGGCACCCTCACCGACCAGATCACCGACGACCCCGACGACATCGAGCACCTCAGCCGGCAGTACGACGAACTGCGTGACCTCGCCCTCACCCCCGCCCAGACCATCGAACACCTCCACACCCTCCGCACCACCACCCGCTGA